One window of the Endomicrobium proavitum genome contains the following:
- the cas2 gene encoding CRISPR-associated endonuclease Cas2 has product MEELTTLVFYDLRKEKLKIKLAEKCKDYGLKKMHKTGFCGKLSREKRERLKKDLSEIISDNKARLIIQTVCSRCLGEVFISDSTAKNKKTKEKPSAIHFGMKLNKAYLHDEN; this is encoded by the coding sequence ATGGAAGAACTCACTACTCTTGTTTTCTACGACTTGCGTAAAGAAAAACTAAAAATTAAACTTGCGGAAAAATGTAAAGATTACGGTCTTAAAAAAATGCACAAAACCGGTTTCTGCGGCAAATTAAGCAGAGAAAAAAGAGAACGCTTAAAAAAAGATTTATCAGAAATTATCTCTGATAATAAAGCAAGATTAATTATTCAAACGGTTTGTTCAAGATGTCTTGGAGAAGTATTTATTTCCGACTCTACCGCAAAAAATAAAAAAACAAAAGAGAAGCCATCGGCAATACATTTTGGAATGAAATTAAACAAAGCATACTTACACGATGAAAATTAA
- a CDS encoding LTA synthase family protein: protein MIKEYNFEKYFDCLLKIIPISIAALIALSVYRIFFFFHFADFTTLNAMTFYVLKAFWLGFRFDLAVVAYINSFVIVILTFILLFRSLKVFKFTVFIIKIYYWVAFSFLAFLAAVDFGFYTYFNERINILIFEFFRDDTPALMSTIVKDSRFPVAVIILFTVSVISYKLSSWTAKKFLNRQCIIDTSFWGGFLKTFIIIFTLFITFVFMRGTVSMFPLGIFHTQISPNIFINKISISPAHALTDAIQSKAEQAKTVDVAEKIGIPKEDINISAFYKTSQFNNAAQEIRPNVVFIVMEDFGELPVLYNSKKFDVLGELKKHFDEDIVFYNFLAAGRITIHALETTILNMPQRPYALQITQSPAAFNKYASASVVPYKNSGYNTSAIYGGSLKWRAIDSFFITQGFDNIYGEGDIKNEYRHQWGINDAQFFELVLRELKKESDAPKFIYGMSTGAHVPYETPPYYKPLPLETPKELLEKMPGMSKEYIDQMFKTYQFANREIAKFISAVKKSELADNTIIVVTGDHNLREFPGLTREELFRKYAVPLYIYVPKKLKRPMNINEAGSHTDIMPTLYDLSLSRQKYISAGTSLADNGKKHIAFNSDGFILSGNKAALYNVDSKTAQYFIFDLKTKLLSETQATKEHNDMIEYYKQTIAAADVYLNQKNQNKGE from the coding sequence ATGATTAAAGAATACAATTTTGAAAAATACTTTGATTGTCTTTTAAAAATAATTCCTATCAGCATAGCCGCGCTTATAGCGCTTAGCGTTTATAGGATTTTTTTCTTTTTTCATTTTGCGGATTTTACAACGCTTAACGCAATGACCTTTTACGTTTTAAAAGCTTTTTGGCTTGGGTTTCGTTTTGATCTTGCGGTCGTGGCGTATATTAACTCTTTCGTAATAGTTATTTTAACATTCATTCTTCTTTTTAGAAGTTTAAAGGTTTTCAAGTTTACGGTTTTTATAATAAAAATATATTATTGGGTAGCATTTAGCTTTTTAGCGTTTCTGGCGGCTGTAGATTTTGGTTTTTACACATATTTTAACGAGCGTATAAATATTTTAATTTTTGAATTTTTCCGCGACGACACACCGGCGCTGATGTCCACAATAGTAAAAGATTCTCGCTTTCCCGTAGCGGTAATAATACTTTTTACCGTAAGCGTAATTTCTTACAAATTAAGCTCGTGGACTGCAAAAAAATTTTTAAACAGACAGTGTATAATAGACACGTCTTTCTGGGGCGGGTTTTTAAAAACTTTCATTATTATTTTTACGCTTTTTATAACTTTTGTTTTTATGCGCGGAACCGTTTCAATGTTTCCCCTCGGTATTTTCCACACGCAGATTTCTCCGAACATTTTCATAAATAAAATTTCAATTTCGCCGGCGCACGCGCTTACCGACGCTATACAATCTAAAGCCGAACAAGCGAAAACCGTGGACGTTGCGGAAAAAATCGGCATTCCCAAAGAAGATATTAATATTTCAGCGTTTTACAAAACTTCGCAATTTAACAATGCCGCGCAAGAAATTCGCCCTAACGTAGTTTTTATAGTTATGGAAGATTTCGGCGAACTTCCCGTTTTATACAACAGCAAAAAATTTGACGTTTTGGGCGAGCTCAAAAAACATTTTGACGAAGATATTGTTTTCTACAACTTTTTAGCGGCGGGAAGAATAACCATTCACGCGCTGGAAACCACAATTCTTAATATGCCGCAAAGACCGTATGCGCTGCAGATTACGCAAAGCCCTGCCGCTTTTAACAAGTATGCAAGCGCCTCGGTTGTGCCGTATAAAAATTCAGGATACAATACTTCCGCAATTTACGGCGGAAGTTTAAAATGGCGCGCAATAGATTCATTTTTTATTACTCAGGGGTTTGATAATATTTACGGCGAGGGCGACATAAAAAATGAATATAGGCATCAGTGGGGAATAAACGACGCTCAATTTTTTGAACTTGTTTTAAGAGAGCTTAAAAAAGAAAGCGATGCTCCGAAATTTATTTACGGCATGTCCACCGGCGCACATGTGCCGTATGAAACGCCCCCTTATTACAAACCGCTGCCTCTTGAAACGCCTAAAGAACTTTTAGAAAAAATGCCCGGCATGTCAAAAGAATATATTGACCAAATGTTTAAAACCTATCAGTTTGCAAACAGAGAAATTGCAAAATTTATAAGCGCGGTAAAAAAATCAGAGCTTGCGGACAACACAATAATAGTTGTTACCGGCGACCACAATTTAAGAGAATTTCCGGGGCTTACGCGCGAAGAATTATTTAGAAAATACGCCGTGCCGCTTTATATTTACGTTCCTAAAAAATTAAAAAGACCCATGAACATAAACGAAGCCGGCAGTCATACGGACATAATGCCTACGCTTTACGATTTGTCGCTTTCAAGACAAAAGTATATTTCAGCCGGAACAAGTTTGGCAGACAACGGTAAAAAACACATAGCTTTTAACAGCGACGGTTTTATTTTATCGGGCAATAAAGCGGCGCTCTATAACGTAGATTCTAAAACCGCTCAATATTTTATTTTTGATTTGAAAACAAAACTTTTATCCGAAACCCAAGCAACAAAAGAACACAACGACATGATTGAATATTACAAACAAACCATTGCCGCAGCCGACGTTTATTTAAATCAAAAAAATCAAAACAAAGGAGAGTAA
- a CDS encoding LemA family protein, which translates to MLNAILIILIILILIAGLYFLATYNKFVTLKNRVKEAWSDIEVQMKRRYDLIPNLVETVKGYAKHESGTLEAVIKARNAAISANSVEDKAKAENVLSGTLKSIFALSESYPNLKANENFLELQRELTDTENKLQAARRFYNSNVLALNTKLEMFPSNIIGNAFGFKAQEFFKLDETEQAAKQPVKVSF; encoded by the coding sequence ATGCTTAACGCAATTTTAATTATTTTGATAATTCTTATACTTATCGCAGGTTTGTATTTTTTAGCTACATACAATAAATTTGTAACTTTAAAAAACAGGGTTAAAGAAGCATGGAGCGACATTGAAGTTCAAATGAAACGCCGCTATGACCTTATTCCTAACCTTGTGGAAACCGTAAAAGGTTACGCCAAGCACGAAAGCGGAACTTTAGAAGCCGTAATAAAAGCAAGAAACGCCGCGATATCGGCAAACTCGGTTGAAGATAAAGCAAAAGCCGAAAACGTTTTGTCGGGAACTTTAAAATCTATTTTCGCGCTTTCCGAAAGTTACCCTAACCTTAAAGCCAACGAAAACTTTTTAGAACTTCAGCGCGAGCTTACCGACACGGAAAATAAACTTCAGGCGGCAAGAAGATTTTATAACTCCAACGTTTTAGCGTTAAATACAAAACTTGAAATGTTTCCAAGCAATATAATAGGGAATGCGTTTGGATTTAAAGCGCAGGAATTTTTCAAACTTGACGAAACCGAACAAGCCGCAAAACAACCCGTAAAAGTTTCTTTTTAA
- a CDS encoding DUF4406 domain-containing protein codes for MAGKINGDKNYKAKFAKAERYLRRKGYNVLNPANINAKGNGDAFIRALNLLFKADAIYLLKDWASSNGAFIERHIAIYLNKEVLYED; via the coding sequence ATCGCCGGAAAAATAAACGGCGATAAAAACTACAAGGCTAAATTTGCCAAAGCGGAGCGATATTTGAGGCGCAAGGGGTATAACGTGCTTAACCCCGCAAATATAAACGCTAAAGGCAACGGCGACGCCTTTATTAGGGCTTTAAATTTGCTGTTTAAGGCGGACGCAATATATTTGCTTAAAGACTGGGCAAGCAGCAATGGAGCGTTTATTGAGCGCCACATTGCTATTTATTTAAATAAAGAAGTTTTATACGAGGATTAA
- a CDS encoding M48 family metallopeptidase, with protein sequence MPKITTYDFIDSNTRKTALLMVLFPISLAALIYIALLILGAAHSADTTANAAKLSPVMFANEIAIYAIPVISAAAILWVIISYFFGQNFILSAAGAVELTKNNSPEVIRIVENIALTSGLPMPKVYAINDEGLNAFATGRDPKHSYIALTKGIINKLDKPELEGVIAHEMAHIGNRDIKLMLITVVCISFATIAAEILLRVALSKGRSSSKNKGQAQLLFLALALVFYIYGYFVAPLIKLALSRTREYQADATAALITRNPQGLASALRKISENSTVEKLKDKETVAAMCIETPLSKEKQNSLFSKISGLYSTHPPIEKRIKALMEMDGQRT encoded by the coding sequence ATGCCAAAAATAACAACTTACGATTTTATAGATTCCAACACAAGAAAAACCGCATTGCTTATGGTTTTATTTCCCATAAGCCTTGCGGCTTTAATTTATATTGCGCTTTTAATTTTAGGCGCCGCGCATTCCGCCGACACAACGGCAAACGCGGCAAAACTTTCGCCCGTAATGTTTGCCAATGAAATTGCAATTTACGCTATCCCCGTAATTTCCGCGGCTGCAATTTTGTGGGTAATAATAAGTTATTTTTTCGGACAGAATTTTATTTTGTCTGCCGCGGGCGCAGTTGAACTTACAAAAAACAACTCTCCGGAAGTTATAAGAATTGTAGAAAATATAGCGTTGACCTCAGGGCTTCCAATGCCGAAAGTTTACGCAATTAACGACGAAGGTCTTAACGCTTTTGCCACAGGAAGAGATCCGAAACATTCTTACATAGCTTTAACAAAAGGCATTATAAATAAATTAGATAAACCGGAACTTGAAGGCGTTATAGCGCACGAAATGGCGCACATAGGAAACAGAGATATCAAACTTATGCTTATAACGGTTGTGTGCATAAGTTTTGCCACAATTGCCGCGGAAATTCTATTAAGAGTAGCGCTTTCAAAAGGAAGAAGCTCTTCAAAAAATAAAGGGCAAGCGCAGCTTTTATTTTTAGCTCTTGCTTTGGTTTTTTACATTTACGGATACTTTGTAGCCCCGCTTATTAAACTTGCTCTTTCAAGAACAAGAGAATATCAGGCAGACGCAACGGCAGCGTTAATAACAAGAAACCCTCAAGGGCTTGCAAGCGCCCTTCGCAAAATTTCAGAAAATTCAACGGTTGAAAAATTAAAAGATAAAGAAACCGTAGCGGCAATGTGCATAGAAACCCCGTTGTCTAAAGAAAAACAAAATTCTCTTTTCTCAAAAATATCAGGACTATATTCAACCCACCCGCCAATTGAAAAAAGAATTAAAGCTCTAATGGAAATGGATGGGCAGAGAACGTAA
- the cas1 gene encoding CRISPR-associated endonuclease Cas1 → MNLNYIKTPQKFVQPDLFSSENFIYANLDAEFPLFFDTLVHWQFNENLFYLVSKDLSHLIVSGYGVHLSKKSERLIIKDNKKCIYELPFFRLKTVAIMSKGIGISSDLIEEFSKAQINLSFHDFSAKPHSLLQSLCFSQHADLKRRQILAQNSKTGISFMAAVVCGKISNQAAVLKYCVKNIKPDKNINIHKLQTAKEACAQMQQCYNQCLALSRNISDIFEARQKFMGYEGTAARIYWNAISAIISEKIEFSGRQTKPLPKDAVNTLLNYGYGILYSKIWSAAIIAGLDPYVGFLHTDQSGKPALIFDLIEEFRAPIVDRAVIAFIMLNRNIQITQNLLDIKTREKFSEKIIEQLTSAQYYEGQKVMVSDIILSQARKLVAFIEERQKEYSTFSFKW, encoded by the coding sequence ATGAATTTAAATTACATTAAAACTCCTCAAAAATTTGTTCAGCCCGACTTATTTTCTTCCGAGAATTTTATTTACGCCAACCTTGACGCAGAATTCCCTTTATTTTTTGATACCCTCGTTCATTGGCAATTTAATGAAAATCTTTTCTATCTTGTATCAAAAGATTTGTCGCACCTTATTGTTTCAGGATACGGCGTTCACTTATCAAAAAAATCCGAGCGGCTTATTATTAAAGATAATAAAAAATGTATTTACGAACTTCCGTTTTTTAGACTAAAAACAGTGGCAATTATGTCAAAAGGCATCGGTATATCTTCGGACTTAATAGAAGAATTTTCAAAAGCGCAAATCAATCTTTCTTTCCACGACTTTTCCGCAAAACCGCACTCTTTACTGCAATCTCTTTGTTTCTCGCAACACGCCGACTTAAAACGCAGGCAAATTTTAGCTCAAAATTCAAAAACCGGCATATCTTTTATGGCAGCCGTAGTGTGCGGAAAAATTTCAAATCAAGCGGCAGTTTTAAAATATTGCGTAAAAAATATTAAACCCGACAAAAATATAAACATACACAAATTACAAACCGCCAAAGAAGCATGCGCGCAAATGCAACAATGCTATAACCAGTGTTTAGCTTTATCAAGAAATATAAGCGATATTTTTGAAGCCCGTCAAAAATTTATGGGCTACGAAGGAACTGCGGCAAGAATTTATTGGAATGCGATATCTGCAATTATTTCTGAAAAAATTGAATTCTCGGGCAGGCAAACAAAACCGCTTCCCAAAGATGCCGTAAATACTTTATTAAATTACGGATACGGTATTTTATACTCAAAAATATGGAGCGCGGCGATAATTGCCGGATTAGACCCTTATGTCGGGTTTTTACATACCGATCAATCAGGAAAACCGGCCCTTATTTTTGATTTAATAGAAGAGTTTCGCGCGCCTATTGTAGATAGAGCGGTTATTGCTTTTATTATGCTAAACAGAAATATTCAAATAACTCAAAATTTACTTGATATAAAAACAAGAGAAAAATTCAGCGAGAAAATTATTGAACAATTAACATCCGCGCAATATTACGAAGGTCAAAAAGTAATGGTTTCAGATATTATCCTCTCTCAAGCAAGAAAACTTGTCGCTTTTATAGAAGAAAGACAAAAAGAATATTCCACGTTTAGTTTTAAGTGGTAA